The Halobaculum magnesiiphilum genome contains the following window.
CGCGCGACGGCCTCGGCCTCCCCGAGGTGGGCGCTCGCGGCCCGCGCGACCGGCCGCTCGGCGGTCGCGGCGAGGTGCTCGTGGAGGGCGTCGAGCCGGTCGTCCGTCTCTCCGTCGTCGGTGTCGCTCACGGGCTCACGACAGCTTCGACGCGAACGACCACAGCGAGTCGGCGATCCGGGTCGGGACGAGCCGGCCGACCTCCGCGACCGTCGCGAGCGGGCCGACGGGGTAGCGAGCGGGCGGCTTCGTCGAGCTCGCGGCGTCGACGACGTCCTCGGCGACGCGCTCGGGCTCGACTGCCCCGAACCCGCCGCCGCCGATGGCGTCGTAGTCCTCGACGAGATCGTAGAAGGACTCGTAGGCGCCCGAGCGGTCGAGGCCGTCGATCTCGGACTCGACGCGCTCCTCGAACCCGGTCTCGACGGGCCCGGGCTCGATCAGCGAGACGGTGATCCCGTACTCGCGGACCTCGTTGCGGAGGGCGTCGCTCATCGCCTCCAGCGCGTGCTTCGAGCCGCAGTAGACGCCGCCGCCGGGGAACGAGACCCGGCCGGCCGCCGAGGAGACGTTCACGATGGCGCCGTCCTCGCGGCGGCGCATCGCGGGCAGCACCTCGCGGATCAGCCGGTGGGGGCCGTACACGTTCACCTCGAACTGGTCGCGGACGGTGTCGGTCGGCACGTCCTCGATCGGTCCGAACTGGCCGTAGCCGGCGTTGTTTACGAGCGCGTCGATGCGCCCCTCCTCGTCGAGGATCCGGTCGACGACGCGCTCGATGTCCTCCCCGTCGGTCACGTCGAGCGTCGCGATCCTGCAGTCGTCGTGGTCGCCGAGCGTCTGGATGTCGGCCGGGTTTCGCGCGGTCGCGTACACCGTCCACTCCTCCTCGAGGAACGCCTCGGCGCTCGCCCGCCCGATGCCGGACGAGCACCCCGTGATGAGCACGGTCCTGGTCATGTCAGCGCCCTCGGGGGCCCCGAAGTTAACTCCCGCCGTCTCGTCGCCGGATCGTATCGGCCGACCGCGTCGCCGGCGACGCACCCCCCGCTCCGCACGGTCACTCGCCGTCGGCGACCTCGCGCTTCGCCTCGTCGGCGTACGCGTCCGCCAGCCTCGTGGGCTCGGGCAGCTTGTAGCCGTCACACAGCGCCGCGACGAGATCGACCGCGGTCCCGGCGCTCACGCGGTGGCCGGGACTCACGTACAGCGGGTTGATCACCGGGGAGGAGTCGTACTGCCGGGACTGGTAGGCGTGGCCGATCGTCGTCCCCGCCGGCGCGTCGACCGAGTCGTCGGCGCGGACCGGCGTCCGCCAGCCCGCGGGCCGGCCGTCGACCGGGTCGTCGGGCGTCCCGCACAGGAGGCTCTTGGCGACGCCGACGGCCGGCGCGTCGAACAGGACGCCGACGTGGGTGGCGATGCCGGCCTGCCGGAAGTGGACGCGGCCGCTCCCGTCGAGGACGTACAGGTCCGGGTCGGACTCCATGGTCGCCAGCGCATCGACGATCGGACCGCCCTCCCGGAACGCCAGCAACCCGGGGATGTAGGGGATCGACAGCTCTGTCACCGCGTACGTGCGTTCGATCACCTCGTCGCCGCGGAGCACGACGACGGCCGAGACGGCGCGGTCGTCGAGGAACGCCTGGTCGACGCCGGCGACGAGGGGCGGGTCA
Protein-coding sequences here:
- a CDS encoding endonuclease V, producing MPEPVRPEFLPDPELDREAMEALQRDIADAAEFVDGLPFDPASVDVCGDRDDTVDLDDFGGDATDGDAEAPPAERDQRDGDPAGDPPLVAGVDQAFLDDRAVSAVVVLRGDEVIERTYAVTELSIPYIPGLLAFREGGPIVDALATMESDPDLYVLDGSGRVHFRQAGIATHVGVLFDAPAVGVAKSLLCGTPDDPVDGRPAGWRTPVRADDSVDAPAGTTIGHAYQSRQYDSSPVINPLYVSPGHRVSAGTAVDLVAALCDGYKLPEPTRLADAYADEAKREVADGE
- a CDS encoding SDR family oxidoreductase, translated to MTRTVLITGCSSGIGRASAEAFLEEEWTVYATARNPADIQTLGDHDDCRIATLDVTDGEDIERVVDRILDEEGRIDALVNNAGYGQFGPIEDVPTDTVRDQFEVNVYGPHRLIREVLPAMRRREDGAIVNVSSAAGRVSFPGGGVYCGSKHALEAMSDALRNEVREYGITVSLIEPGPVETGFEERVESEIDGLDRSGAYESFYDLVEDYDAIGGGGFGAVEPERVAEDVVDAASSTKPPARYPVGPLATVAEVGRLVPTRIADSLWSFASKLS